A section of the Nitrospinaceae bacterium genome encodes:
- a CDS encoding molecular chaperone Hsp20, protein MNFKNLIPRINDDDKYLMESPFANMEREMNRMFRNFSRNFFDEASFGTDLMAPTAPMPKVDVTETDGEVQVVAELPGLDEKDVDVSLSENVLTLKGEKKHEKEEKQKNFYRMERTFGKFQRRIALPAEIESDKVEASFKKGILTVKLPKSEKAQKEAKKITIKS, encoded by the coding sequence ATGAACTTTAAAAATCTAATTCCCCGGATAAATGATGATGACAAGTATTTGATGGAAAGCCCGTTTGCCAATATGGAACGGGAAATGAACCGGATGTTCCGAAATTTCAGCAGAAACTTTTTTGATGAGGCTTCCTTCGGAACGGATTTGATGGCTCCCACGGCTCCCATGCCAAAGGTGGACGTTACTGAAACTGACGGGGAAGTGCAGGTGGTGGCAGAGCTTCCTGGACTGGATGAGAAAGATGTTGATGTGTCTCTGTCGGAAAATGTGCTGACTTTGAAGGGCGAAAAGAAACATGAAAAGGAGGAGAAACAAAAAAATTTCTACCGGATGGAGCGGACCTTCGGAAAATTCCAAAGAAGGATCGCTTTACCGGCAGAGATTGAATCCGATAAAGTAGAGGCTTCTTTCAAAAAGGGCATCTTGACGGTGAAACTTCCTAAATCGGAAAAAGCGCAAAAAGAAGCAAAGAAGATCACTATAAAAAGTTAA
- a CDS encoding chromosome condensation protein CcrB: MSLWLLIGIGGFIGAILRFLLSGWIQNGWVTFPFGTLGVNFIGSFFVSLVLYLSEYRGFFSEEIRIFLTIGILGSFTTMSTFSFESFKLLEQGEIGAFSLNVTGTLILTFLAVYLGKILVVNLGGS; the protein is encoded by the coding sequence ATGTCTTTATGGCTGTTGATCGGCATCGGCGGATTCATAGGCGCCATATTGCGCTTCCTATTGAGCGGGTGGATTCAAAACGGATGGGTGACGTTTCCTTTCGGCACCCTGGGGGTGAACTTCATCGGAAGTTTTTTTGTCAGCCTGGTGCTCTATCTTTCCGAGTACCGCGGGTTCTTCAGCGAAGAAATCAGGATTTTTTTGACCATCGGCATATTAGGTTCGTTCACCACCATGTCCACGTTCAGCTTTGAGTCCTTTAAATTGCTGGAACAGGGAGAAATTGGGGCATTCAGCCTGAATGTCACAGGAACGCTGATTTTAACGTTTCTTGCGGTTTATTTGGGGAAAATACTCGTCGTGAACCTTGGAGGAAGCTGA